AGGACGTTGCCGACGTTGTGACGGCTCAGCGCGGCCGGCAGGGGACGCCCGATGAGGTCCGAGACGGTGAACGCGAACTGGGCGAGCGAGGCGACGCACCACACCCAGGCGGCGACGGACGCCCAGCGCAGCAGCCGCGTTCCCGCGACGCCCGGCTTGCCGCCGGCGGCCGGGAACAGGAACGCGGCCGCGAGCAGCGCCCCGACCGTGGCGACGCCGGCCGTGTCGCACAGCAGCCGGCTGATCGGCAGCCCCCAGCCGGTGAACAGCCCGGGGTCGGCCCCGGCGAGCTCGGCCGGGAGCCGCTTCGGCGCGCCGCCGCCGGCCTCGAGCACCACGACGAGCGTCACGAGCATCGCGACGGCGCCCGCCACCACACCGGCGACCACCGGCCACCGGCCCGAGCCGCCCTCGGCACCGTCCTCGGCTTCGGCACCGCCGTCGTCCTCGCCGACCGTCCCGGGCGGCGTGTCCGCGGTCATGGGCGTGCCAGCGGGCGAAACGGCGGGGACGACGGGTAGCTCGGCCGTCCCGGCCGTGGTGGCGCCCGGCGGACCGGCGTCCGGCGGACCGGCATCCACCGCGGCGGCGTCTGCCGGGCCAGCGTCGGCCAGGTCTGTGCCGGCGACGGCCGGCGCTCCCTCAGGTCCCATCGGAACTCCCCTGCCTGCGCCGGACCAACACCGCGAGGACGGCGCCGCCGACGGCGGCCAGCACGCCGGCGCCGACCGCGACCCCGACGATCAGGCCGGTGGACCATCCGTCGTCCGTATCCGTGTCCACCCACGAGATGATCACGCCGGTCGGTTCACTGACCACCACCGGCGTCGCGGTCGGTAGGGAGGCCGGGCCGGCGGCGGCGCTCGCGGTGGAGGACGGCGACGCGGGCTGTCCCGTCGCGGCCGTCGCGGTGAAGGAGATCTCGCCGTTGACCGGGTGCCCGTCAGCGGAGACCACCCGGTAGGCGAGCCGGTAGGTTCCCGCGGGCCGGTCGGCCACCAGCGGCTGGGTGACGATCGCGCCGTCGAGGACCGGTTCGCCGGCGGCGACGCTGGCGCCGTCAGGACCCTGGACCGCGACCGCGCCGAGGCCCAGCAGGTGCTGGGCGAACACCAGCTCGACGTGGTCCGGCGCGGTCGGCACGGTGGCGCCATTGGCGGGAGTGCTCGACTTCAGCTGCGTGTGCGCGCTCGCGGGCGCCGCGCCAGCGAGGACCGCGAGCGTCACCAGCCCGCCGACCAGCGCGGCGGCGAGGACGCCCGCGCCGGGAGCCGGCCGCCACCGGGGTGGTCTCCCGCTAGGGGCACCGGCGAGACCTGCCCGCCGTCCGGCAACCACTGCGCGCATCGGCGACTCCAGCCCCTGCCCCGCCGGGCGCGGCGACGGTCGACCCGGCTCCAGGACCGTGCCGCCAACGTTCACACCCACGCTCGCTTCTACGTCACGTCGAAGATACCTGGCCCACCGTCGGTCCTCCGGCTACCGCCAGCGGACGGCGATCAGCACGTTGACGAACGCGAGGCCCCCGGCCAGGTTCACCGGCGCCCGCCAGTCGGCCGCGCGCGCCACCCGCGGCGCCGCCACGCTACCGACGGCGTCGGCGGCGGCCAGCACGGCCAGCACGGCCAGCACGGCCAGCGCGGCCAGCGCCCGACAGTCGTTGTCGCGCCGCAGTCCAAGGTAGGCGACGACGAGGACCGCCGGTCCGACGACCAGCCTGACGCCGATCTTGGCGTCGTCGACGTCAGCGACGCGGGCCGGCGCGCCCGAGCCAGCCGTCGGCGGCCCGGGCCGGGCCCACCTCGATGACGTCGACCTCCATCGGCCCGACGCCCGACGAGTTGGTAGCCGACGTCCGGGCACCGGGCGCCACGGCTCGGGCTGGCCGGGGCCGGGCAGCGGTCCCGGAACGCACCGTGCTCGCGATACCGCCAGCGGCGGCCGCCAGGGTGACGACCGCGAGCAGAGCCAGCCCACGCCGGCCAGCCCGCACCGGCTCCTTCACGCTCTCCACCGGAACGGGTGTGGCACGCGGCGCCCTCCCAGCCGCCGCGTCAAGGGCGGCGGGCGGCGGCGTGCCACCGTCCCACGGTGTGCCATCGGCCCAGATGTAGCGAGAGCCTTCCGGGGCCATGGTCATCAGGACCAACGGCCGCTCCTCGGCCAGGCCTCCGCGAGTCCCGCCCGTATAGTCCGTCGTCGCGGCGGGGCCGGAGCCCACCGGTTCCGACGGCAGGTCACGCACCGTGAACAGGGTCAGCGGCGCGCACGCGCCTACCACCAGCAGGGCGCCGACCCAGGCGACAACCCGTCTCCGGGCGGCGGAGAAGGCGGCGACCACCAGCGCGCCGAGACCGAACGCGGCGATCACGACAGGCACCGTCGCGGCGTGGACGTTGGTGACGGGCGCCCTTTCGACCGCGTACGTGAGCGTCGCGCCGCCGATCAGGAGGCAGCTGGCATGGACCAGCACGGCGCCGCGCCACCAGCGCCGCGCCACCAGCGTGGTGCCGACGCCGAGCGTGGCCGCGACCGCCTGCGCGTAGAGCATTCCCCGAGTCGTGGGAAGGTCGCCCTGCACCAGCCGATCGAGGAACGCCACCCGCGCCGCGAGCGCCCCCGCGAGCCCGAGCAGCACCACAGCCGCGGTGGCGATCCCGGCACGGCGCCGCCCGGCCGCCGACACTCCCGCTCCCGCCAGCGGCGGTGCCGCGGCGGTCGATGGCGGCTGAGCGCCGGGACCCATCGTGACGTCCCTCAACGAATGTCCTCTCGAGATGTCGTCGGCCACGGATGATGGCGGCGGGGCGCCGTAGGTGCCGTCGGGCCTCCGCGTCGGGCGGGCCGCACGACCCGCCGGAACACGTCGGCCAGGTGTCGTACGGTCGCCCGTGCGCCACAGTCGCCCGCCCGGGGCGCCGATTGTGCCAGGAATACAACGTCCACCGACAACAGGGGTGAGAGAGGACGATCTGACCCGATGACCACGCTGCCTCCGGTGGCCACGGTCGTGGCGCGGACGCCGTGGGGGGACGCGCGCGGGGTGGATCTGGGCGCGGTGCGCGTGTGGCGCGGGCTCCCGTACGCGGCGGCGCCGCTCGGGCCGGCGCGCTTCCGGCCACCACGGGCGCCCGAGCCGTGGGCGGGGGAACACGACTGCTCGGCGTTCGGCCCGACGAGCCCGCAGCTGCGGCTGCCGGGGCTGCGGGGGCCAAGACGGCGCGCCCGGGCGCCACGCGGCTCCGAGGACTGCCTTTACCTGAACGTCTGGTCGCCGGGGCCCGGCGGGCCGCCCCGACCGGTGCTGGTGTGGATCCACGGCGGCGGCTTCGTCAGCGGCGCCGGCAGCTCGTTCGACGGGGCGCGCCTGGCCGCCCGGGGCGACGCCGTCGTCGTCACGATCAACTACCGGCTCGGCCCATGGGGCCACCTCGACCTGGCACCGGACGACGCCGACCCCACCGCGCCCGCCAGCATCGGGTACAACCTGGCACTGCTCGACCAGATCGCCGCGCTGCGCTGGGTGCGCGGCGCGGTGGGCGCGTTCGGCGGCGACCCTGGCCGGGTGACCGTCTTCGGGGAGTCCGCCGGGGCGATGTGCATCGGCGCCCTGCTGGCGGCACCCGCCGCCCGTGGGCTGTTCCACCGGGGGGTGCTCCAGAGCGGCGTGGCTCACCACGTCCGGAGCCTCGCGGCCGCCGAGACCGCCCGCCACCGCTTCGTCGGGCTGCTGGACCACCCACCGGCCGAGGCGTCGACGGCCGAGCTGGTCAGCGCGGGCGAGGCGCTGCTCACCGCACTGGCGGACCCGTTCCTGCCCACCCTCGACGGTGTCGTACTGCCCGAGGCCCCGATGGCCGCCGTCGCGGGCGGGTCGGGCCGGGACGTGCCGCTGCTGGTCACGTGGTGTCGCGACGAGATCGAGCTGTTCCTGGCGCTCGCACCGGGCGTGGTGCCGGTGGCCGAGGAGGCGCGGGCGCGGGCAGTGCTCGGCGACGACCGGTGGCGGCGGCTCCTGGCCCACTACGCCGAGCACCACGGCGCCCGCGCCCGCTCCGCGCTGCTGACCGACGTGGCGTTCGCCAGGCCGGCGGCGCGCCTCGCCGACGCCGCGCACGCCGCGGGCGGCCGCGCCTGGATGCTGCGCTTCGACCACCCCGGTGCCAGCGGGCACGTCGCGCACGGCGCGGACCTGCCGCTGACCTGGGGCCGGGCCGACGCCGCGAGTCCCGACCAGGACCGGCGGGTGGCCGCGCTGTGGCAGGACATCCTGCTGGCGTTCGCCAGCTCGGGCGACCCGGCGACCCCAGCCCTGCCGCCCTGGCCCCACCACGACCCCGGCCGCCGCCCGGTCCTGCTGCTGAGTGCCTCGCCCCGGGTCGCAGAGCGCCCCGACGAGCGCCTCCACG
Above is a window of Pseudofrankia saprophytica DNA encoding:
- a CDS encoding copper resistance CopC family protein, translating into MRAVVAGRRAGLAGAPSGRPPRWRPAPGAGVLAAALVGGLVTLAVLAGAAPASAHTQLKSSTPANGATVPTAPDHVELVFAQHLLGLGAVAVQGPDGASVAAGEPVLDGAIVTQPLVADRPAGTYRLAYRVVSADGHPVNGEISFTATAATGQPASPSSTASAAAGPASLPTATPVVVSEPTGVIISWVDTDTDDGWSTGLIVGVAVGAGVLAAVGGAVLAVLVRRRQGSSDGT
- a CDS encoding carboxylesterase/lipase family protein, which gives rise to MTTLPPVATVVARTPWGDARGVDLGAVRVWRGLPYAAAPLGPARFRPPRAPEPWAGEHDCSAFGPTSPQLRLPGLRGPRRRARAPRGSEDCLYLNVWSPGPGGPPRPVLVWIHGGGFVSGAGSSFDGARLAARGDAVVVTINYRLGPWGHLDLAPDDADPTAPASIGYNLALLDQIAALRWVRGAVGAFGGDPGRVTVFGESAGAMCIGALLAAPAARGLFHRGVLQSGVAHHVRSLAAAETARHRFVGLLDHPPAEASTAELVSAGEALLTALADPFLPTLDGVVLPEAPMAAVAGGSGRDVPLLVTWCRDEIELFLALAPGVVPVAEEARARAVLGDDRWRRLLAHYAEHHGARARSALLTDVAFARPAARLADAAHAAGGRAWMLRFDHPGASGHVAHGADLPLTWGRADAASPDQDRRVAALWQDILLAFASSGDPATPALPPWPHHDPGRRPVLLLSASPRVAERPDERLHAAWSTLPRP